A region from the Saccharomonospora azurea NA-128 genome encodes:
- a CDS encoding ArsR/SmtB family transcription factor, with amino-acid sequence MSDDRCELLCIDFDHAESLRAALPEADPLDRQATRLRALGDPTRLRIAHALLVGTELCVCDLAWIVGSSQGLVSHHLRQLRAAGLVSSRRDGKLVMYRLAPSGEQLLSATTAPEVEADPV; translated from the coding sequence ATGAGTGATGACCGGTGCGAGCTGCTGTGTATCGACTTCGACCACGCGGAGAGCTTGCGTGCGGCGCTTCCGGAGGCCGACCCGCTCGACCGGCAGGCGACACGCTTGCGGGCGCTGGGCGACCCGACCCGGCTGCGGATCGCACATGCCCTGCTGGTCGGAACCGAGCTGTGTGTGTGCGATCTGGCCTGGATCGTCGGCTCATCGCAAGGACTGGTGTCACACCACCTGCGTCAGCTGCGCGCAGCGGGACTGGTGAGCTCGCGCCGGGACGGCAAGCTGGTGATGTATCGGCTCGCGCCCTCGGGGGAGCAGTTGCTGTCGGCGACCACGGCGCCCGAGGTGGAGGCGGATCCGGTATGA